Proteins encoded by one window of Clostridium bornimense:
- a CDS encoding flagellar hook-basal body complex protein: MNTIYWTSRSAMNASEQKLQVISNNLANSSTTGYKKVQANFSDLLYENIDRKGVPNSRDNNLTAPSHGNGVRISSTVRNNSQGSLLATGLSTNVAIEGEGYFRVKLGTPINGQEYGYTRNGSFQVDVNGDIVDEKGNLLDIDFLPGYENTKFTANNFEIGSNGDIYVSNENTTTKVGNISLYNSIGSGGFVSVADSLYIPVDGSNVYKDESSKLYQGYLENSNVDMADELSDLIITQRVFQMNSKMLQTGDEMYGMVNNLRK, from the coding sequence ATGAATACAATATATTGGACATCAAGAAGTGCAATGAATGCCTCTGAACAAAAATTGCAAGTTATATCAAATAACTTAGCGAATTCTTCAACTACAGGATATAAAAAAGTACAGGCAAATTTTAGTGATTTATTATATGAAAATATAGATAGAAAAGGAGTACCAAACTCAAGAGATAATAATTTAACAGCTCCAAGTCATGGAAATGGAGTAAGAATTAGTTCAACTGTAAGAAATAATTCACAAGGATCTCTTTTAGCTACGGGACTTTCTACTAATGTAGCTATTGAGGGAGAGGGGTATTTTAGAGTGAAATTAGGTACTCCTATAAATGGACAAGAATATGGATACACAAGGAATGGATCATTTCAAGTAGATGTAAATGGTGACATAGTTGATGAAAAAGGCAATCTTTTAGATATAGATTTTCTACCAGGATATGAGAATACAAAATTTACGGCAAATAATTTTGAAATAGGAAGTAATGGGGATATATATGTTTCAAATGAAAACACAACTACTAAAGTGGGAAATATAAGTTTATATAATTCTATTGGAAGTGGTGGATTTGTTTCAGTGGCAGACTCTTTATATATACCAGTAGATGGAAGTAATGTATATAAAGATGAAAGCAGTAAATTGTACCAAGGTTATTTAGAAAATTCTAATGTTGATATGGCTGATGAATTAAGTGATCTTATTATAACTCAAAGAGTTTTTCAAATGAATTCAAAGATGCTTCAGACTGGAGACGAAATGTACGGAATGGTGAATAATCTTAGAAAATAA
- the flhF gene encoding flagellar biosynthesis protein FlhF — protein MKVKKYVVKNMNEAMARIRNELGKDAIIVSQRKIRKEGIKGYFTPKLIEVTAALDRYNKDNEGQSMDSIKALIYNKQEEQKKAMIAKEQFIQKDKRIENTDNSNSSIIKEVIEMKKMIKELQNNNAIEDKEDNVIDSFIDNLDISTESKKRIIEEILKIDTDNEIEEKFKMALDKIFPQYEDKEKKIEILIGPTGVGKTTTIAKLAGRKALLEKKKVGLITIDTYRIGAVEQLKTYSEIMNIPFKVVYSIKEMDKALEELKDCDSIFIDTTGRSAKNTMQISELRAYINKIPNKLIHLVISSTIKNKDIKVILQGYGVIDFDSIIFTKLDETSNYEILIDALIDGNKPISYMTLGQSVPDDIKKVSKNFIIDLIVGDKII, from the coding sequence ATGAAAGTAAAGAAATACGTTGTTAAAAATATGAACGAAGCAATGGCTAGAATAAGAAATGAATTGGGAAAAGATGCAATTATAGTTTCACAAAGGAAAATAAGAAAAGAAGGCATAAAAGGATACTTTACACCAAAGTTAATAGAGGTTACTGCTGCATTAGATAGATATAATAAAGATAATGAAGGGCAGTCTATGGATTCTATAAAAGCACTAATATACAACAAACAAGAAGAGCAGAAGAAGGCAATGATTGCTAAAGAACAATTTATTCAAAAAGATAAAAGGATTGAAAATACTGATAATTCTAATAGTAGTATTATAAAAGAAGTTATTGAGATGAAAAAGATGATAAAAGAATTGCAGAATAATAATGCAATAGAGGATAAAGAAGATAATGTCATTGATTCTTTTATAGATAACTTAGATATATCCACAGAATCTAAAAAAAGAATTATAGAAGAAATATTAAAAATAGATACAGATAATGAAATAGAAGAAAAATTTAAAATGGCATTAGATAAAATTTTTCCACAGTATGAAGATAAAGAGAAAAAGATAGAAATTCTTATAGGGCCTACAGGAGTGGGGAAAACAACTACAATAGCAAAACTTGCTGGTAGGAAGGCGTTACTAGAGAAAAAGAAAGTAGGACTTATTACTATTGATACATATAGAATAGGTGCCGTTGAACAATTAAAAACATATTCTGAGATAATGAATATACCTTTTAAAGTTGTATATTCTATAAAAGAGATGGATAAAGCTTTAGAAGAATTGAAGGATTGTGATAGTATTTTTATCGATACCACAGGAAGAAGTGCAAAAAATACTATGCAAATATCAGAACTTAGAGCATATATTAATAAAATTCCTAACAAGTTAATTCATTTGGTTATTAGCTCCACTATAAAGAATAAAGATATAAAAGTTATTTTACAAGGATATGGTGTCATAGATTTTGACTCTATTATTTTTACTAAGTTAGATGAAACATCAAATTATGAGATATTAATAGATGCTTTAATAGATGGTAATAAGCCTATAAGTTATATGACATTAGGGCAAAGTGTTCCAGATGATATTAAGAAAGTGTCTAAAAACTTTATTATTGATTTAATAGTTGGAGATAAGATTATATGA
- a CDS encoding DUF6115 domain-containing protein — translation MIIYILIVTIGILLIWINRKEFKVKSSGFKEVLINKTDTITEVEIEIQNLRRDFAETIGILQMDIKNLSEDIDNLKGTQVIEESIIENDFSNSGKSNNVEEVKRLIEQDVSIDDICKILSIGKGEVLLIKDLYKQ, via the coding sequence ATGATTATTTATATATTAATAGTTACAATTGGGATACTTTTAATATGGATAAATAGAAAAGAGTTTAAAGTAAAAAGTTCAGGGTTTAAAGAAGTATTGATTAATAAAACTGATACAATAACTGAAGTAGAAATCGAAATACAAAATCTACGAAGAGATTTTGCAGAAACTATAGGTATTCTACAAATGGATATTAAGAATTTAAGTGAAGACATCGATAATTTAAAAGGTACACAAGTTATAGAAGAGAGTATTATAGAAAATGATTTTTCTAATAGTGGAAAATCAAATAATGTAGAAGAAGTTAAAAGATTAATAGAACAAGATGTTTCTATAGATGATATATGTAAGATATTATCTATTGGAAAGGGGGAAGTACTATTAATAAAAGATTTATACAAACAATAG
- the fliQ gene encoding flagellar biosynthesis protein FliQ — protein sequence MSESMVISILKDAITTAIIVAGPLLIVAVVVGLIVSIFQATTQIQEQTLTFLPKVLCVALVGLLLGSFMLHTLEGFTERIFSIISNITK from the coding sequence ATGAGTGAAAGTATGGTTATTTCTATATTAAAAGATGCAATAACTACAGCAATTATTGTCGCCGGCCCACTTCTTATAGTAGCTGTAGTAGTAGGACTTATTGTAAGTATTTTTCAAGCTACGACTCAGATTCAGGAACAGACATTGACTTTTTTACCTAAGGTTTTATGTGTAGCTTTAGTAGGTTTATTACTTGGAAGTTTTATGTTACATACTCTAGAAGGATTCACAGAAAGAATTTTTTCTATTATTTCAAATATAACTAAATAG
- a CDS encoding flagellar motor protein: MDISSIIFLFIGILSLILGFVLEGGSIGGLLEPTAALIVFGGTLGAVGVSFPMKEIKRIPKMIAVIFKKQNQDLVQTLEEFKYIAGEVRKNGLLQLEEVINNKDMDPFMKKGLQMAIDGVEPEVIKECLEVEATMISQRHRAGAKIFDSAGGYAPTLGIIGTVLGLIHVLGSMNDTSTLGSKIAVAFVATLYGVFSANILWMPIGSRLKNLDSDELKRNSMIIDGVLAVQEGRSPQAITNKLIGYIDKNYVNKFTNIEGQGD; this comes from the coding sequence GTGGACATTAGTTCAATTATATTTTTATTTATAGGAATTTTATCTCTTATTTTAGGATTTGTATTGGAAGGTGGAAGCATCGGTGGATTATTGGAACCAACAGCAGCTTTGATTGTTTTTGGTGGTACTTTAGGAGCTGTTGGTGTATCATTTCCAATGAAAGAAATAAAGAGAATACCAAAAATGATTGCTGTAATATTTAAAAAACAAAATCAAGACTTAGTACAAACATTAGAAGAATTTAAATATATTGCAGGGGAAGTAAGAAAGAATGGATTGTTGCAATTAGAAGAAGTTATTAATAATAAAGATATGGATCCTTTTATGAAAAAGGGATTACAGATGGCTATAGATGGCGTTGAACCAGAAGTTATAAAAGAATGTCTAGAGGTAGAAGCGACGATGATTTCACAGAGACATAGAGCAGGAGCTAAAATTTTTGATTCAGCTGGTGGATATGCACCTACGTTAGGTATTATTGGTACGGTTTTAGGTTTAATTCATGTATTAGGTTCTATGAATGATACTTCAACATTAGGATCAAAGATAGCTGTAGCTTTTGTAGCAACATTATATGGGGTTTTTTCTGCAAATATATTATGGATGCCTATAGGCTCTAGGTTAAAGAATTTAGATAGCGATGAATTAAAAAGAAATTCAATGATTATTGATGGTGTACTAGCGGTGCAAGAAGGAAGAAGTCCTCAAGCTATAACTAATAAATTAATTGGATATATTGATAAAAATTACGTAAATAAGTTTACAAATATAGAAGGTCAAGGTGATTAG
- a CDS encoding flagellar brake protein, whose protein sequence is MSIGIEENSVIEVMHNEEIYISSIRDISSDFFSITIPMFQGQYYIPNQNDVVDISYVGKNKKYSFSTIVVKREKIKGIPLIVLKAPTKVTEIQRREFVRIETSIKVKGWIVDDEKKSLEEYLKVPSILVGNIVDLSGGGLRINISQKLNLNSKVILSFFINDEEINIMGNVVRILNEDMNRHIYGIEYECMKENIRDKIIKYIFEAMRKK, encoded by the coding sequence TTGAGTATAGGAATTGAAGAGAACAGTGTGATAGAGGTTATGCATAATGAAGAGATATATATAAGTAGCATAAGAGACATTTCAAGTGATTTTTTTTCAATTACTATTCCAATGTTCCAAGGTCAATATTATATACCAAATCAAAATGATGTTGTTGATATAAGCTATGTTGGTAAAAATAAAAAATATTCTTTTTCTACTATTGTAGTAAAAAGAGAGAAAATAAAAGGAATCCCACTAATAGTGTTGAAAGCTCCTACAAAGGTTACTGAAATTCAGAGACGAGAATTTGTAAGAATAGAAACCTCCATAAAGGTTAAAGGTTGGATAGTAGATGATGAAAAGAAGTCTTTGGAAGAGTATTTAAAAGTGCCTAGTATATTAGTAGGAAATATTGTTGATTTGAGTGGTGGGGGATTAAGAATAAATATATCTCAAAAGTTGAACTTAAATTCCAAGGTAATATTATCATTTTTTATAAATGATGAAGAGATAAATATAATGGGGAATGTAGTTAGGATTTTGAATGAAGATATGAATCGACATATTTACGGTATTGAATATGAATGTATGAAAGAAAATATTAGGGATAAAATTATAAAATATATATTTGAAGCAATGAGAAAAAAATAA
- a CDS encoding flagellar hook-basal body complex protein, which translates to MIRGLYTAVSGMIVQENKQNVISNNIANAETVGFKSDNLIAKSFKDVMMINHDKGTSSGSQKVQLGTMSLGSSVAGVYSDFSQGTIKETGNDTDFAIVGNGFFKVSRESNGIAEEYYTRDGNFQVNIQGYLVNNYGDYVLDKNSNKIYVGDGKITANENGDLSIENNNGTVNNYSLAVVDFEDYTTLNKVGDNLYSGEGAVDINARVQHKSVEGSNINIMNEMVNLMSVMRDFESNQTLVQTMDESLGKLINNVGSVRG; encoded by the coding sequence ATGATTAGAGGATTGTATACAGCCGTATCAGGGATGATTGTTCAAGAAAATAAGCAAAATGTTATAAGTAATAATATAGCTAATGCAGAAACAGTTGGATTTAAAAGTGATAACTTAATTGCAAAATCATTTAAAGATGTTATGATGATAAATCATGATAAAGGGACATCATCAGGATCACAAAAAGTACAACTTGGAACAATGTCATTAGGTTCATCAGTGGCAGGGGTTTATAGTGACTTTTCACAAGGAACTATAAAAGAAACAGGAAATGATACTGACTTTGCTATAGTAGGAAATGGATTTTTTAAAGTATCTAGAGAAAGTAACGGTATAGCAGAAGAATACTATACTAGAGATGGTAATTTCCAAGTAAATATTCAAGGTTATTTAGTAAATAATTATGGTGATTATGTATTAGACAAAAATTCTAATAAGATATATGTAGGAGATGGAAAAATTACTGCTAATGAAAATGGTGATTTATCTATAGAAAATAATAATGGAACAGTAAATAACTATTCTCTTGCTGTTGTAGATTTTGAAGACTATACAACACTAAATAAGGTTGGTGATAATTTATATTCTGGAGAAGGTGCCGTAGATATAAATGCTAGAGTTCAACATAAGTCTGTAGAAGGTTCTAATATAAACATAATGAATGAAATGGTAAATCTTATGTCTGTAATGAGAGATTTTGAAAGTAATCAAACATTAGTACAAACTATGGATGAAAGTCTCGGAAAATTGATAAATAATGTAGGAAGTGTAAGGGGGTAG
- a CDS encoding fused FliR family export protein/FlhB family type III secretion system protein: MINMIYLVGFILVMLRISAFFVSSQILLPKPTPNIVKVIFIVSISYVITPLVSLDGIEGVIENNMTFIIVCINEVLTGLIFGFVTYMCFEAIKFGGALIDFQAGLSMMSMFDPTTGSNAALVEKIYSYLALTIVFVFDGHHIVLKAIINTFNTIPLGKNVVSQDSISSFMKVFVNFFEIGFRIALPIILVLLLTEIVLGIVSRTVPQLNVMILGMPVKLLITLALLIGMFPVTLKLIQYAFEQLPGAFRNLYKAFPIIFIFSSSGGEKTEEATGKKLQDARKKGQVAKSRDISLTFTLLAATLMFLVFGDFLIEQLKIIMINGFNSTTITELSEASLSSIVLSYIGKGLLIVILFAAIIMIVGVAANIAQTGFIRTSEPLKFDFKKMNPINGFKNIFSMRSVVSLFKNILLISVIGFIAVKFYTSTLDDVMRISLLSIDKIPSKMISIGVKLFSLIGLAMVVISLGDFVYQKWKYKKDMRMTKQEVKEEYKQMEGNPEVKAKRREKMRELSRRRMMAEVPNATVVITNPTHISVALKYEEGGENAPKVVAKGADNLALKIKEIAIDNKVPVVENKPLARMIYSQVELESEIPVEMYAAVAEILAVVINEK, translated from the coding sequence ATGATAAATATGATTTATTTAGTAGGTTTTATTTTAGTAATGTTGAGAATAAGTGCATTTTTTGTATCATCACAAATATTATTACCGAAGCCTACACCCAATATAGTAAAAGTAATTTTTATAGTATCAATCTCATATGTTATAACTCCATTAGTGTCTTTAGATGGTATAGAAGGAGTTATTGAAAATAATATGACTTTTATTATCGTATGTATTAATGAAGTTTTAACAGGGCTAATATTTGGATTTGTCACCTATATGTGTTTTGAAGCGATAAAATTCGGAGGAGCATTAATAGATTTCCAAGCCGGACTTTCAATGATGAGTATGTTTGATCCTACGACAGGGAGTAATGCTGCTTTAGTAGAAAAGATATATTCGTATTTGGCTTTAACAATAGTATTTGTATTTGATGGACATCATATAGTTTTGAAGGCAATCATTAATACTTTCAATACTATACCATTAGGAAAAAATGTAGTAAGCCAAGATAGTATATCTTCATTTATGAAAGTGTTTGTTAACTTCTTTGAGATTGGCTTTAGAATTGCATTACCAATAATCTTAGTATTGTTATTAACAGAGATAGTACTTGGAATAGTATCAAGAACTGTTCCTCAACTGAATGTTATGATTTTAGGAATGCCAGTAAAATTACTGATAACATTGGCATTGCTTATAGGAATGTTCCCTGTAACACTTAAACTTATACAATATGCATTTGAACAATTACCTGGGGCATTTAGAAATCTGTATAAAGCTTTCCCTATAATATTTATCTTTTCATCATCTGGAGGAGAAAAGACTGAAGAAGCTACGGGAAAGAAGTTACAAGATGCAAGAAAAAAGGGTCAAGTAGCGAAATCAAGAGATATATCTTTAACATTTACATTACTTGCAGCGACACTTATGTTTTTAGTTTTTGGTGATTTTTTAATTGAACAATTAAAAATCATTATGATTAATGGATTTAATTCAACAACTATAACAGAATTAAGTGAAGCATCTCTCTCCTCTATTGTATTATCGTATATAGGGAAAGGACTCTTAATAGTAATTTTATTTGCAGCAATAATAATGATAGTTGGTGTTGCGGCAAATATAGCACAAACAGGTTTTATTAGAACTTCAGAACCTTTAAAATTTGATTTTAAGAAAATGAATCCTATAAATGGATTTAAAAATATATTTTCTATGAGAAGTGTAGTAAGTTTATTCAAAAATATTTTATTAATATCTGTTATTGGTTTTATAGCAGTTAAATTTTATACTTCTACTTTAGATGATGTTATGAGAATTTCTTTATTATCTATAGATAAAATTCCGTCGAAAATGATTTCCATAGGAGTAAAGTTATTTTCTCTTATTGGTTTAGCTATGGTTGTTATTTCTTTAGGTGATTTTGTGTATCAAAAATGGAAGTATAAAAAAGATATGAGAATGACTAAGCAAGAAGTAAAAGAAGAATATAAACAGATGGAAGGAAATCCAGAAGTTAAAGCAAAAAGAAGAGAAAAAATGAGAGAGCTATCAAGAAGGAGAATGATGGCAGAAGTACCAAATGCAACGGTGGTAATTACAAATCCAACTCATATATCAGTAGCACTTAAATATGAGGAAGGCGGAGAAAATGCGCCTAAGGTAGTTGCAAAAGGAGCAGATAACTTAGCATTAAAAATTAAGGAGATAGCTATTGATAACAAAGTTCCAGTAGTAGAAAACAAACCTTTAGCCAGAATGATATATAGCCAGGTAGAACTAGAAAGTGAGATACCTGTTGAGATGTATGCAGCGGTGGCTGAAATACTTGCAGTAGTTATCAATGAAAAATAG
- a CDS encoding MinD/ParA family protein, whose translation MRDQADRLRELARGAKQSEKTTKVITVTSGKGGVGKSNFVVNLSIMLQKMGKKVLIFDADIGMANDEILMGFVPKYNILDCIIRNLDIEDIMITGPEGVKLISGGTGLNKIKELQDEERRILLSKLEKLEDYDYIIMDTGAGVNETVINFIAFSDEFILLTTPEPTAIMDGYSLLKTVSYFNVKNMVSIVVNRVYNEKEGEKTFLKLKNASTKFLSIKCNFIGCIEEDRRLLESVRNQVPVVVGFPNSKVSKNISSIAKRIDDNGVLNRRDKSANSLFKNIFQLFR comes from the coding sequence ATGAGAGATCAGGCAGATAGGTTAAGAGAGTTAGCAAGAGGCGCTAAGCAAAGTGAAAAAACCACTAAAGTTATAACAGTAACTTCAGGTAAAGGTGGAGTAGGAAAAAGTAATTTTGTTGTAAATCTATCTATAATGCTTCAAAAGATGGGAAAGAAAGTCTTGATTTTTGATGCAGATATAGGAATGGCTAATGATGAGATTCTTATGGGATTTGTTCCTAAATATAATATACTTGATTGTATTATTAGGAACCTAGATATAGAGGATATAATGATAACAGGACCGGAGGGAGTAAAATTAATATCTGGTGGTACAGGCTTAAATAAGATAAAAGAGTTACAAGATGAAGAAAGAAGAATATTACTAAGTAAGTTAGAAAAGCTAGAAGATTATGACTACATTATAATGGATACAGGAGCAGGTGTTAATGAAACAGTAATAAATTTTATAGCCTTTAGTGATGAGTTTATTTTATTAACTACACCAGAGCCTACAGCAATAATGGATGGGTATTCATTATTAAAAACTGTGTCATATTTCAATGTTAAAAATATGGTGTCAATTGTCGTTAATAGAGTGTATAATGAGAAAGAAGGAGAAAAAACTTTTTTAAAGCTAAAAAATGCTAGTACTAAGTTTTTGTCTATTAAATGCAATTTTATCGGCTGCATTGAAGAAGATAGAAGGTTATTGGAATCTGTTAGAAACCAAGTACCAGTAGTAGTTGGATTTCCTAATAGTAAAGTAAGTAAAAATATATCGTCTATAGCTAAGAGGATAGATGATAATGGAGTATTGAATAGAAGAGATAAATCAGCAAATAGTTTATTTAAAAATATATTTCAATTGTTTAGATAA
- a CDS encoding FliA/WhiG family RNA polymerase sigma factor: MAIMQADSYKQEVIEKYLPLVKYIASRVIIGKSRHIEYEDLVSYGVVGLIDAFNKFDESKGMKFSTYASIRVKGAMIDELRKNSPISKGAMDKLNRYNAAVERLQNQFMREPSDAEIAKELGMTIYEVKEVEGYIGYLSQVSLEELIYSEDDDMPLIGKIEDEKSPSPEKNLEKKEEIIHLYKAIDMLNEKDQLVLNLYYKERLTLKEIGKILEVSESRVCQLHTRAIVHLRANMKKLKYD; encoded by the coding sequence ATGGCTATAATGCAAGCTGATAGCTATAAACAAGAAGTAATAGAGAAATATCTTCCATTAGTGAAGTATATAGCATCAAGAGTAATAATCGGGAAGAGTAGACATATAGAATATGAAGACTTAGTATCATATGGAGTAGTAGGATTAATTGATGCATTTAATAAATTTGATGAATCAAAAGGAATGAAATTTTCTACATATGCATCTATAAGAGTAAAGGGAGCAATGATAGATGAGCTTAGAAAAAATAGCCCTATATCTAAAGGTGCAATGGATAAACTTAATAGATATAATGCTGCTGTAGAGAGATTACAGAATCAATTTATGAGAGAACCAAGCGACGCAGAAATTGCAAAAGAACTTGGAATGACAATATATGAAGTTAAAGAAGTAGAAGGATACATTGGCTATCTTTCACAGGTATCTTTAGAGGAATTAATATATTCAGAAGATGATGATATGCCTTTAATAGGAAAGATTGAAGATGAGAAAAGTCCAAGCCCAGAGAAGAATTTGGAGAAAAAAGAAGAAATTATTCATTTATATAAAGCTATTGATATGTTAAATGAAAAAGATCAACTAGTTCTTAATCTTTACTATAAAGAAAGATTAACATTAAAAGAAATTGGTAAAATATTAGAAGTGTCAGAGTCAAGAGTTTGTCAATTACATACAAGAGCTATAGTTCATCTTAGAGCTAATATGAAAAAGTTAAAATATGATTAG
- the flhA gene encoding flagellar biosynthesis protein FlhA — protein sequence MEEKKKFSFSAKNNLDLIVAFVVILIVMMIIIPLPTWMLDILLAFNIAVSLVILLITMFTTNVLQFSVFPSILLITTLFRLALNISSTRLILSEGDAGEIIKAFGDFVVGDSYVVGIIIFLIIVIIQFMVITNGAGRVSEVTARFTLDAMPGKQMSIDADLNSGLIDEAGAKKRREELQMEADFYGSMDGASKFVKGDAVAGLIITAINIIAGIVIGMTMQGLSVGEAAELFTKLTVGDGLVSQIPALLISTASGILVTRSDNKSNFGDTIVKQMTTFPKVIAIASFVLLVFAIIPGLPTLVFLVMSAITGYIAYILYKEEESEKQRVIEEKEMEIIETEQKEPENVMNLVKVEPMEIEIGYGLIPLADETTGGDLLQRIASVRRQCAIEMGVVVQPIRIRDNLQLKNNEYVVKIRGTVIEKGELMPGMFLCMDPTSNEINLPGIKTVEPTFGLPALWINKDSREEAEIQGLTVVDPTTVMVTHLTETIKAHSYELLGRQEVKELIDSLKDQYSAVIDELIPDLMTIGEVQKVLRNLLMEKVPIKDMVTILETLADQSRTSKDIELLTEYVRISLGRTITMPLLDENNALVVVTLDGEIEELIGNNLQKSIQGTFPALDPQTTQSVLNGIRNTVERVYFNNNIPVILVSPKIRPAFRRLVEMVFPNLMVLSLNEIPNNVEIRTGGVVELA from the coding sequence ATGGAAGAAAAGAAGAAATTTTCTTTTTCAGCAAAAAATAATTTAGATTTAATTGTAGCTTTTGTAGTAATTTTGATTGTAATGATGATAATTATACCGCTTCCAACATGGATGTTAGATATATTATTAGCATTTAATATTGCAGTTTCATTAGTTATTTTACTTATAACTATGTTTACAACTAATGTCCTTCAATTTTCAGTCTTTCCATCTATATTACTTATTACTACATTATTTAGATTAGCACTTAATATATCTTCAACAAGACTTATTTTAAGTGAGGGTGATGCAGGAGAAATTATTAAGGCTTTTGGAGATTTTGTTGTAGGAGATAGTTATGTAGTAGGTATAATTATATTTTTAATTATTGTAATAATACAATTTATGGTTATTACTAATGGTGCAGGAAGAGTATCAGAAGTAACAGCTAGATTTACATTGGATGCAATGCCAGGTAAGCAGATGAGTATAGATGCAGATTTAAATTCAGGGCTTATTGATGAGGCGGGAGCAAAAAAGAGAAGAGAAGAATTGCAGATGGAAGCAGATTTTTATGGTTCAATGGATGGTGCTTCTAAGTTTGTAAAAGGAGATGCTGTTGCTGGGCTTATAATAACAGCAATTAATATTATAGCAGGTATTGTTATAGGAATGACGATGCAAGGATTAAGTGTAGGAGAAGCTGCAGAGTTATTTACAAAATTAACAGTAGGAGATGGACTTGTATCTCAGATACCAGCATTACTTATTTCTACAGCTTCTGGTATTTTAGTAACTCGTTCAGATAACAAATCTAATTTTGGGGATACTATTGTCAAACAAATGACTACTTTTCCAAAGGTAATAGCAATAGCGTCTTTTGTATTACTAGTGTTTGCTATAATACCTGGACTTCCTACATTAGTCTTTTTAGTTATGTCAGCGATAACTGGATATATAGCCTACATATTATATAAGGAAGAAGAAAGCGAAAAACAGAGAGTAATTGAAGAAAAAGAAATGGAAATTATAGAAACAGAGCAAAAAGAGCCGGAAAATGTTATGAATTTAGTGAAGGTAGAGCCTATGGAAATAGAAATAGGATATGGCTTAATACCGTTGGCTGATGAGACTACAGGTGGAGATTTACTTCAAAGAATTGCTTCTGTTAGAAGACAATGTGCTATTGAGATGGGAGTTGTAGTACAACCTATACGAATAAGAGATAATCTTCAATTAAAGAATAATGAATATGTAGTGAAGATTAGAGGAACTGTTATAGAAAAAGGTGAACTTATGCCTGGTATGTTCCTTTGTATGGATCCTACATCTAATGAAATAAATTTACCAGGAATTAAGACGGTAGAACCTACATTTGGATTACCTGCATTATGGATAAATAAAGATAGTAGAGAAGAAGCTGAGATACAAGGACTTACAGTAGTAGATCCAACAACAGTAATGGTTACTCATTTAACAGAAACTATAAAGGCACATTCATATGAACTTTTAGGAAGACAAGAAGTAAAAGAACTTATAGATTCTTTAAAAGATCAATATTCAGCAGTTATAGATGAATTAATACCAGATCTTATGACTATAGGTGAGGTACAAAAAGTTTTAAGAAATCTTTTAATGGAAAAGGTGCCAATAAAAGATATGGTTACTATATTAGAAACGTTAGCAGATCAATCTAGAACTAGTAAAGATATAGAATTATTAACTGAATATGTAAGAATATCATTAGGAAGAACAATAACTATGCCTTTATTAGATGAGAACAATGCGTTGGTGGTGGTTACACTAGATGGAGAAATAGAGGAACTTATAGGAAACAACCTTCAAAAATCTATTCAAGGAACTTTTCCAGCATTGGATCCTCAAACTACACAAAGTGTTTTAAATGGTATAAGAAATACAGTAGAGAGAGTATATTTTAATAATAATATTCCAGTTATATTAGTATCTCCAAAAATCAGACCAGCTTTTAGGAGATTAGTAGAAATGGTATTTCCGAATTTAATGGTTTTATCTCTAAATGAAATTCCAAATAATGTTGAGATTAGAACTGGAGGTGTAGTTGAATTAGCATGA